Proteins co-encoded in one Corynebacterium tuberculostearicum genomic window:
- the prpB gene encoding methylisocitrate lyase → MAGLFGSLKTPAEKRQQFRADLESGTITRLPGAFNPLTARLIQDIGGSGGVYVSGAVLANDLGLPDIGLTTLTEVAQRSGQIARATDLPVLVDADTGFGEPMSAARTIAALEDAGLAGCHLEDQVNPKRCGHLDGKEVVDADIMLRRISAAVNERRDPNFIICARTDAAGVNGIDDAIDRAKAYVDAGADLIFTEALYRPEDFEKFRSAVDTPLLANMTEFGKTELLSAQQLEDLGYNAVIWPVSTFRVAMGATEDFLRDMHETGLQTDWLERMQHRSRLYELVRYEEYNDFDQTVFTYSKDTYRPTFES, encoded by the coding sequence ATGGCTGGACTATTTGGCTCTTTGAAAACTCCCGCGGAAAAGCGCCAGCAATTCCGCGCCGACCTTGAATCCGGCACCATTACCCGATTGCCGGGCGCGTTCAATCCCCTGACCGCGCGCCTAATCCAGGATATCGGTGGTTCCGGCGGCGTTTATGTCTCCGGCGCGGTGCTGGCCAATGATTTGGGCCTTCCCGATATAGGCCTGACCACTTTGACTGAGGTGGCACAGCGCTCGGGCCAGATTGCCCGCGCGACGGACCTGCCCGTGCTTGTCGACGCCGACACTGGCTTCGGCGAACCCATGTCCGCCGCCCGCACTATAGCCGCACTCGAAGACGCAGGCCTAGCCGGATGCCACCTTGAAGACCAGGTCAACCCGAAGCGCTGCGGCCACCTCGACGGCAAAGAAGTGGTGGACGCAGATATTATGCTCCGCCGTATTAGCGCCGCGGTCAACGAGCGGCGCGACCCTAACTTCATTATCTGTGCCCGCACCGATGCCGCAGGAGTCAACGGAATTGATGACGCTATCGACCGTGCGAAGGCTTACGTCGATGCCGGTGCGGACCTTATCTTCACTGAGGCGTTGTACCGGCCGGAAGATTTTGAGAAATTCCGCTCCGCTGTAGACACACCGCTGCTGGCAAATATGACCGAATTCGGCAAAACCGAGCTGCTCTCGGCGCAACAGCTAGAAGACCTTGGCTATAACGCAGTCATCTGGCCTGTCTCCACCTTCCGCGTGGCTATGGGCGCCACCGAGGATTTCCTGCGGGATATGCATGAAACCGGCTTGCAAACTGACTGGCTCGAGCGCATGCAACACCGTTCCCGCCTTTATGAGCTGGTGCGCTACGAGGAATACAACGATTTCGACCAAACCGTATTCACCTATTCCAAAGACACCTACCGACCTACCTTCGAAAGCTAA
- a CDS encoding C40 family peptidase → MLDTALKQIATLQPTQLPEVELPHVPDLSAAEPLAAIAHGNPARLLESAQNIDLDNETISAALGQARGLVSETIRDLVGIATQLVRQALPNALGFLSLDPSARAAAMAKLRSLISQHLGMATARVQRLMGDLSAATQSLHPVAQRPVHSALADAPAHPTGAQHSTALPGQSAAGAGTDAAVQEAPSPSPEPEEAPAEGGSAAGQAAVAAAKSQMGQPYVWGGTGNGGFDCSGLTQWAYSQAGVDLPRTADQQAVGQQVSADQLQPGDLVVWDGHVAMYSGNGEIVEAGDPVQTNPLRTTNMGMQFKGFWRPTA, encoded by the coding sequence ATGCTCGATACCGCGCTCAAACAAATAGCCACCCTGCAACCGACCCAGCTTCCCGAGGTAGAGCTACCACACGTACCGGACCTTTCCGCCGCCGAGCCCTTGGCGGCCATCGCCCACGGCAATCCCGCGCGTTTACTCGAGTCAGCACAGAACATCGACCTCGATAATGAGACCATCTCTGCTGCCCTCGGCCAGGCCCGCGGTTTAGTTTCGGAAACTATCCGGGATCTGGTGGGCATCGCCACGCAGCTGGTGCGCCAAGCCCTGCCCAACGCGCTGGGTTTCCTGTCGCTGGATCCATCCGCGCGTGCTGCCGCTATGGCCAAGCTGCGTTCGCTTATCTCCCAGCACCTAGGCATGGCCACGGCCCGCGTGCAGCGCCTGATGGGTGATCTCAGCGCGGCCACCCAGTCCTTGCATCCGGTAGCGCAGCGTCCGGTGCACTCCGCGCTTGCCGACGCCCCCGCCCACCCCACCGGTGCCCAACATTCCACTGCCCTTCCAGGACAATCCGCAGCGGGCGCTGGCACCGACGCCGCTGTACAAGAGGCGCCCTCACCTTCGCCTGAACCCGAGGAGGCCCCTGCCGAGGGAGGTTCGGCCGCTGGCCAGGCAGCCGTCGCCGCAGCGAAGAGTCAAATGGGCCAGCCCTATGTATGGGGTGGCACCGGAAACGGTGGCTTCGATTGCTCGGGCCTTACCCAATGGGCATATTCACAGGCCGGAGTGGACTTGCCGCGCACGGCGGACCAGCAGGCGGTTGGTCAGCAGGTCAGTGCGGATCAATTGCAGCCCGGTGACCTGGTGGTATGGGACGGGCACGTAGCGATGTATTCTGGCAACGGGGAAATCGTGGAAGCCGGCGATCCGGTGCAAACTAACCCGCTGCGCACTACAAATATGGGTATGCAATTCAAAGGCTTTTGGCGCCCCACGGCCTAA
- a CDS encoding helix-turn-helix domain-containing protein, whose product MSFIHLMWSSYGHGFSQQLRRVRKRRGISQQALAEISGVSRSQISNLERNENGVHAMADPQLSTVYKLALALEIPPSVLLPAGGDVVEGHLTDSAVVVAEDVAPFPQGYVDRRRFAATWNGALS is encoded by the coding sequence ATGAGTTTCATTCATCTAATGTGGTCGAGCTACGGCCATGGATTTTCACAACAATTGCGGCGCGTGCGGAAACGTAGGGGGATTTCGCAACAGGCGCTCGCGGAGATTTCGGGGGTTTCCCGCAGCCAAATTTCCAATTTGGAGCGCAATGAAAATGGTGTGCACGCCATGGCCGATCCGCAGCTGTCTACGGTATATAAGCTGGCCTTGGCCCTAGAAATCCCGCCGTCGGTGCTGCTGCCGGCCGGCGGGGACGTGGTGGAAGGGCATTTGACCGATTCCGCGGTGGTCGTCGCCGAGGACGTCGCGCCCTTCCCACAAGGCTATGTGGACCGGCGTCGGTTTGCCGCCACGTGGAACGGCGCCTTGAGCTAG
- a CDS encoding bifunctional 2-methylcitrate synthase/citrate synthase, which yields MSDKNQTPEIRKGLYGVVVDETAVSKVVPETNSLTYRGYPVQELARYCSFEEVAYLLWNGKLPGQESLIRFSAREKALRHLERHVIDLIMSMPLSCHPMDVLRTAISYIGSQDPEEYTKDSEHIRRTALELMAKIPTIIALDIRRRRGEGYIQPSRKKGFAENFLWMVFGDEEGSPAANRADIEAFDKSLILYAEHSFNASTFAARVVTSTMSDTYSAIVAAIGALKGPLHGGANEAVMKNFLEVADPAKAEEWTKKKLANKELVMGFGHRVYKNGDSRVPTMEAAFKELAEQHDQTQWVEMYDVMAKTMEENTSIKIKPNLDFPAGPAYHILGFDIEFFTPIFVMARITGWTAHIVEQNENNSLIRPLSAYNGEEQRSVPPKSF from the coding sequence ATGTCCGATAAGAATCAGACCCCCGAAATCCGCAAGGGCCTGTATGGCGTCGTCGTGGATGAGACTGCCGTGTCCAAGGTCGTCCCTGAGACCAACTCGCTGACCTACCGCGGCTATCCCGTCCAAGAGCTTGCCCGCTATTGCTCCTTCGAGGAAGTGGCCTATCTGCTGTGGAACGGCAAGCTTCCGGGACAGGAATCCCTTATCCGCTTCTCTGCCCGCGAGAAAGCCCTGCGCCACTTGGAGCGCCATGTCATTGACCTCATTATGTCCATGCCACTGTCGTGCCACCCAATGGACGTCCTGCGTACCGCCATTTCCTATATCGGTTCCCAAGACCCAGAGGAATACACCAAGGACTCTGAACATATCCGCCGTACCGCGCTTGAGCTAATGGCCAAGATTCCGACGATCATTGCTCTTGATATCCGACGCCGCCGCGGTGAAGGCTACATCCAGCCTTCTCGCAAGAAGGGCTTTGCGGAGAACTTTCTGTGGATGGTCTTCGGTGATGAGGAAGGCTCCCCAGCTGCCAACCGTGCCGATATCGAGGCCTTTGATAAGTCCCTCATCCTCTACGCTGAGCACTCTTTTAACGCTTCCACCTTCGCTGCCCGCGTGGTGACCTCGACCATGTCCGATACTTATTCCGCCATCGTCGCGGCTATCGGCGCTCTCAAGGGGCCATTGCATGGCGGTGCCAACGAGGCAGTTATGAAGAACTTCCTGGAGGTTGCCGATCCTGCCAAGGCAGAAGAGTGGACCAAGAAGAAGCTGGCTAACAAGGAATTGGTCATGGGATTTGGTCACCGCGTCTACAAAAACGGCGACTCCCGCGTGCCGACAATGGAGGCAGCGTTTAAGGAGCTGGCCGAACAGCACGACCAGACCCAGTGGGTTGAGATGTATGACGTCATGGCCAAGACGATGGAGGAAAACACCTCCATCAAGATCAAACCCAACCTCGACTTCCCGGCTGGACCTGCCTATCACATCCTGGGCTTTGACATTGAATTCTTCACGCCAATCTTTGTCATGGCCCGCATTACCGGTTGGACTGCGCACATCGTAGAGCAGAACGAGAATAACTCGCTTATCCGCCCGCTATCCGCTTATAACGGCGAGGAGCAGCGTTCGGTTCCACCTAAGTCCTTCTAA
- a CDS encoding short-chain fatty acyl-CoA regulator family protein, which yields MTKHYAGARIHALRKQRRLTQVAMAKQLGLSTSYLNQLENDQRPLTVTVLMQLTQRFNVDPGYFADDRDTRTITDLRRIFPDAAEESLADLASRFPELMPRFVDVATRAPARERSPFELVRDFFYDAHNYIHELDVLAEELAGQLGDRVLRRSRLASRMHEDLGVTVRFSRPGPRRDFDPDTRELALRDGLSEAQLVFEMALQYCLLAYRDVCDNLVSELPAGEAQELATLGLAQYFAAAVTMPYQPFLSMAEETRYDIDLLCNYFGTGFETTAQRLATLQRPGLTGVPFSFIRTDRAGNISKRQSSTAFHFARSGGSCPLWVVHRAFETPNRITRQVAAMPDGHAYLWIGRFVQGSAKSWGTPRKEFAVGLGCDISEADRIVYADALNPDTSAATPIGPGCTACPREHCPQRALPQADRPIQVSLNRTAEHSYSTF from the coding sequence ATGACCAAGCATTATGCGGGGGCACGAATCCATGCACTGCGCAAGCAGCGGAGGCTCACACAGGTAGCGATGGCCAAACAGTTGGGACTATCAACCAGCTACCTCAACCAGCTCGAAAACGATCAACGCCCGCTTACCGTCACCGTGCTCATGCAGCTGACCCAGCGCTTCAACGTGGATCCCGGATATTTCGCAGACGACCGCGATACGCGCACCATCACCGACCTGCGCCGCATCTTTCCCGACGCCGCCGAAGAGTCCTTGGCCGACCTAGCCTCGCGTTTTCCGGAGCTCATGCCCCGCTTCGTCGACGTCGCCACCCGCGCCCCGGCGCGGGAGCGCTCCCCCTTTGAGCTCGTCCGTGATTTTTTCTACGATGCCCATAACTACATCCACGAGCTCGATGTCCTAGCTGAAGAGCTCGCCGGCCAGCTCGGTGACCGGGTGCTACGCCGCAGCCGTTTAGCGTCCCGCATGCACGAGGATCTCGGCGTTACCGTCCGCTTTTCCCGGCCAGGGCCACGCCGCGACTTCGATCCAGACACCCGGGAGCTTGCGCTTCGCGACGGCCTTTCCGAAGCCCAATTGGTCTTTGAAATGGCGCTCCAATACTGCCTACTCGCCTACCGCGATGTCTGCGATAACCTCGTCTCCGAGCTTCCTGCCGGCGAGGCGCAAGAACTAGCTACCTTAGGGCTCGCACAGTACTTCGCGGCCGCGGTCACTATGCCCTACCAACCGTTCCTGTCGATGGCTGAGGAGACCCGCTACGATATCGACCTTTTGTGCAACTACTTTGGCACCGGTTTCGAAACCACCGCGCAACGCTTGGCTACCCTCCAGCGCCCAGGCCTGACCGGCGTGCCCTTTTCCTTCATCCGCACTGACCGCGCTGGGAATATCTCCAAGCGCCAATCCTCCACCGCATTCCACTTCGCCCGCTCGGGTGGTTCCTGCCCGCTGTGGGTAGTTCACCGCGCCTTTGAAACGCCCAACCGCATCACCCGCCAGGTAGCCGCGATGCCAGATGGCCACGCCTACCTGTGGATAGGGCGCTTTGTCCAAGGGAGCGCAAAATCTTGGGGAACCCCTCGCAAAGAATTCGCCGTGGGCTTAGGCTGCGATATCTCTGAGGCCGACCGCATTGTCTACGCCGATGCGCTTAATCCAGACACATCCGCCGCCACCCCAATAGGCCCTGGCTGTACCGCTTGCCCGCGCGAGCATTGTCCCCAGCGTGCCCTTCCACAAGCAGATCGCCCCATCCAGGTTTCACTCAATCGCACCGCCGAGCATTCCTACTCCACCTTTTAG
- a CDS encoding chemotaxis protein, giving the protein MRPFTIDTDYARHLARDLHAQSQGENPPHPVLPDDSAFTAFNEAVHAALDNVGARMNVLRSDMGHVAHSGFQMSREAEDTDATLGEHLGAAI; this is encoded by the coding sequence ATGAGACCTTTCACGATTGATACCGACTATGCCCGCCACCTCGCCCGCGACCTGCACGCGCAGTCCCAAGGTGAGAATCCGCCCCACCCCGTTTTGCCCGATGACTCCGCTTTTACTGCTTTTAATGAGGCCGTGCATGCCGCACTCGATAATGTAGGTGCGCGCATGAACGTGCTGCGCAGCGACATGGGGCACGTAGCCCATTCCGGTTTTCAGATGTCGCGCGAGGCAGAAGACACCGACGCCACACTGGGCGAGCACCTTGGGGCGGCGATATAG
- the prpD gene encoding 2-methylcitrate dehydratase PrpD, with protein MKKHEVRTHKSAEEFPYEEHLAYKVAEVAADPVEVPAETTDMIINRIIDNAAVAMASVARGPVTSARVMAQAHPVSKGGSTVFGVDGTYSAEWAALANGTAVRELDYHDTFLAAEYSHPGDNIPPLLATAQHKRLNGRDLIRGIATGYEIQVNLVKGMCLHEHKIDHVAHLGPSVAAGIGTMLGLDKDTIYQAIGQALHTTTATRQSRKGLISSWKAYAPAFTGKMAIEAVDRTMRGEGAPAPIWEGEDGFIAWMLHSPERTYMVPLPEPGEEKRAILDTYTKEHSAEYQAQAPIDMAFALKKTLAEKGLKTADIESIVLHTSHHTHYVIGTGANDPQKMDPAASRETLDHSIMYIFAVALEDGAWDHEASYAPERANRPETIELWHKISTVEDPEWTRRYHSNDLSEKAFGGKAVITFKDGTVVEDERAVADAHPLGARPFAREQYIEKFRKLANGIVDEAEQERFLNAVQNLENLTDLTELNVRVTDAHLAAVPQKPEGIF; from the coding sequence GTGAAGAAGCACGAGGTACGCACCCATAAATCCGCCGAGGAATTTCCTTATGAGGAACACTTGGCATACAAGGTGGCAGAAGTAGCCGCGGACCCCGTGGAGGTCCCAGCCGAGACCACCGACATGATTATCAACCGCATCATTGATAATGCAGCCGTGGCCATGGCTTCCGTGGCACGGGGTCCTGTAACCTCCGCCCGCGTCATGGCCCAGGCGCACCCGGTAAGTAAGGGAGGCTCCACGGTATTTGGCGTGGATGGCACTTACTCGGCCGAATGGGCCGCGCTTGCCAACGGCACTGCTGTCCGCGAGCTGGATTATCACGATACTTTCTTAGCCGCCGAATACTCGCACCCCGGGGATAATATCCCGCCGCTGCTTGCTACCGCGCAGCACAAGAGGCTTAACGGGCGAGACCTTATCCGGGGCATCGCTACCGGCTATGAAATCCAGGTCAACCTGGTGAAAGGCATGTGCCTGCACGAGCACAAGATTGACCACGTGGCACACCTCGGTCCCTCCGTGGCCGCCGGTATCGGCACCATGCTCGGACTAGATAAGGACACCATCTACCAGGCGATAGGCCAGGCGCTGCACACGACTACCGCCACCCGGCAATCCCGTAAGGGGCTGATTTCCTCTTGGAAGGCCTACGCCCCAGCCTTCACAGGCAAGATGGCCATTGAAGCCGTTGACCGGACGATGCGCGGCGAAGGCGCGCCGGCGCCCATCTGGGAAGGCGAGGATGGGTTCATCGCGTGGATGCTGCATTCGCCGGAGCGCACCTACATGGTCCCCTTGCCAGAACCTGGCGAGGAAAAGCGCGCCATCTTGGATACCTATACCAAGGAACACTCGGCCGAATACCAGGCCCAAGCGCCCATCGATATGGCCTTTGCGCTAAAGAAAACCTTGGCAGAAAAGGGCTTGAAGACTGCGGACATCGAGTCCATCGTTCTGCACACCTCGCACCACACGCACTATGTCATCGGTACCGGTGCCAATGATCCACAAAAGATGGATCCCGCCGCCTCCCGCGAGACGCTGGATCACTCCATCATGTACATCTTTGCCGTCGCCCTCGAGGACGGCGCGTGGGACCACGAGGCTTCCTACGCTCCCGAGCGCGCCAACCGCCCGGAGACCATCGAACTTTGGCACAAGATTTCCACCGTCGAGGACCCCGAGTGGACCCGCCGTTATCATTCCAACGACCTTTCTGAAAAGGCCTTTGGCGGCAAGGCTGTGATCACTTTCAAAGATGGCACGGTGGTAGAAGATGAACGCGCAGTTGCTGATGCCCACCCGCTTGGTGCCCGCCCCTTTGCGCGCGAGCAATACATAGAGAAGTTCAGAAAACTCGCAAACGGCATCGTGGACGAAGCCGAACAAGAGCGCTTCCTCAACGCCGTCCAAAACTTGGAAAATCTCACTGACCTTACCGAGCTAAACGTGCGGGTGACCGATGCTCACCTCGCCGCTGTACCCCAGAAACCGGAAGGAATCTTCTAA
- the upp gene encoding uracil phosphoribosyltransferase, with amino-acid sequence MDIHVVDHPLAASRLTLMRDARSDNSAFRAALKDLGTMLVYEASRNLVVENFDCVTPVSTAQGTRLQDPPIIVPIIRAGLGMVDPALSMIPDAQVGFIGMARNEETHEPVPYLEALPEDLTGRTVFVVDPMLATGGSLLHALRLLAGRGATDITAICMVSAQPGVDALAESDLPVRLVTAAIDPSLNEDAYIVPGLGDAGDRLYGPRNIDL; translated from the coding sequence ATGGACATCCACGTAGTAGACCACCCACTTGCCGCCTCCCGCCTAACGCTAATGCGCGATGCGCGCAGCGATAACTCCGCTTTTCGCGCCGCTCTGAAAGACTTGGGCACCATGCTCGTGTATGAAGCATCCCGCAACCTTGTCGTGGAGAACTTCGACTGCGTCACCCCGGTGTCCACGGCGCAGGGCACCCGCCTGCAGGACCCGCCCATCATCGTGCCGATCATTCGCGCCGGTCTGGGCATGGTGGATCCTGCCCTGTCCATGATTCCGGATGCGCAGGTCGGCTTTATTGGTATGGCCCGCAATGAAGAGACGCACGAGCCGGTGCCGTACCTGGAAGCTCTTCCGGAAGACCTGACCGGCCGCACCGTCTTTGTAGTGGACCCGATGCTGGCCACCGGTGGTTCTTTGCTGCACGCTTTGCGCCTGCTCGCCGGCCGCGGCGCTACCGATATCACCGCCATTTGTATGGTCTCCGCCCAGCCGGGCGTGGATGCGCTGGCAGAATCCGACTTGCCGGTGCGCTTGGTTACCGCCGCTATTGATCCCTCCCTGAACGAGGATGCTTATATCGTGCCGGGCTTGGGTGATGCTGGCGACCGCCTCTACGGACCGCGCAATATCGACCTTTAG
- a CDS encoding NAD(P)H-quinone dehydrogenase: MLNQTKRIVIIGGGPAGYEAALAGAKYGAEITIIEDQGMGGNSVILDCVPSKSFIAGANIKTDLRRAEDMELNQGIGQAHLSLTALNKRVQDLASKQSSDIRATVESLGARVIDGRGYFPEDQEADAFGGHKVTAVFNEDGHEETINADLVLVATGATPRILPGAQPDGERILTWQQVYNLTELPEHLIVVGSGVTGAEFVSAFAELGVKVTMVASRDRILPHDDADAADVLETVLGERGVELEKNCRVETVNRTEDGNVLVTTQDGREITGSHVIMSIGSIPNTQDLKLENVGVETAKSGHIQVDRVSRTNIAGIYAAGDCSDLFPLASVAAMQGRVAMYHALGEGVSPLRLKTVANAVFTRPEIAAVGFTQAEIEAGEVAARTITMPLKTNPRAKMRSLQHGFVKLFCRATSGRVIGGVIVAPTASELILPIAMAVTNQLTVNQLADSFAVYPSLSGTITEAARRLVAHDDLE; encoded by the coding sequence GTGTTGAACCAGACCAAGCGAATCGTCATCATCGGCGGCGGCCCAGCCGGCTATGAGGCAGCGTTGGCAGGTGCTAAATATGGTGCAGAAATCACCATTATTGAAGACCAGGGCATGGGCGGCAACAGCGTTATCTTGGACTGTGTTCCTTCCAAGTCCTTCATCGCTGGTGCCAATATTAAAACCGACCTGCGCCGTGCCGAGGATATGGAACTTAACCAGGGCATTGGCCAGGCCCATCTTTCCTTGACCGCACTGAATAAGCGCGTGCAGGATCTGGCAAGCAAGCAGTCCTCCGATATCCGCGCCACCGTGGAATCCCTGGGCGCACGCGTTATCGATGGCCGCGGCTATTTCCCAGAGGACCAGGAAGCCGATGCCTTCGGCGGCCACAAGGTCACCGCCGTATTCAACGAGGACGGCCACGAGGAAACCATTAACGCAGATCTCGTCTTGGTAGCCACCGGCGCCACCCCTCGTATTCTCCCCGGCGCTCAGCCGGATGGCGAGCGCATCCTTACCTGGCAGCAGGTCTACAACCTCACCGAGCTGCCGGAGCACCTCATCGTCGTCGGTTCCGGCGTGACCGGCGCCGAGTTCGTCTCCGCCTTTGCAGAGCTGGGCGTCAAGGTCACCATGGTTGCCTCCCGTGACCGCATTTTGCCGCATGACGACGCCGACGCTGCTGACGTCCTTGAGACCGTCCTGGGTGAGCGCGGCGTTGAGCTGGAAAAGAACTGCCGTGTGGAAACCGTCAACCGCACCGAGGACGGCAACGTCTTGGTTACTACGCAGGATGGCCGCGAAATCACCGGCTCTCACGTCATCATGTCCATCGGCTCCATCCCGAATACCCAAGACCTCAAGCTGGAGAACGTGGGCGTAGAAACCGCCAAGTCCGGCCACATTCAGGTTGACCGCGTCTCCCGCACCAATATCGCCGGCATCTACGCCGCTGGCGACTGCTCTGACCTTTTCCCGCTGGCTTCCGTCGCCGCAATGCAGGGCCGGGTGGCTATGTACCACGCACTGGGTGAGGGTGTTTCCCCTCTGCGCCTGAAGACCGTAGCCAACGCCGTCTTTACCCGCCCGGAAATCGCAGCCGTTGGCTTCACGCAGGCGGAAATCGAGGCCGGTGAGGTCGCCGCCCGCACCATCACCATGCCGCTAAAGACCAACCCACGCGCCAAGATGCGGTCCCTACAGCACGGCTTTGTCAAGCTCTTTTGCCGTGCCACCTCCGGCCGCGTTATCGGCGGCGTCATCGTCGCGCCGACCGCCTCCGAGCTCATCCTGCCCATCGCCATGGCCGTAACCAACCAGCTCACCGTAAATCAGCTGGCCGATTCCTTCGCCGTGTACCCGTCCCTGTCCGGCACCATTACCGAGGCCGCCCGACGCCTCGTTGCCCACGACGATTTGGAGTAA
- a CDS encoding transglycosylase, whose translation MSLLKTFSLNATKALIVISIIVILLWVLPYAVPSDPSAIGANPTGWGIFAVFMWGLYCAFAATEYRSLRGLGMRPRQWLSSMHATLWLAALIFGAVAWTAYYIALQSGAYANSSWAITPGAVEASLPFCYAATFGSFACGHLITGYIGALIGVVVSSANQSSLFVRLLLIAGIIIGLFLADGIVITLAESFGAVEIGAPWPGMFFFAGLAVLICTAAIHLLARRIQP comes from the coding sequence ATGTCCCTACTGAAGACCTTTAGTCTCAACGCCACCAAAGCGCTCATCGTTATTAGCATCATCGTCATTTTGCTGTGGGTTCTCCCGTATGCCGTCCCCAGCGATCCCTCTGCCATCGGTGCCAATCCGACTGGCTGGGGAATCTTCGCAGTCTTTATGTGGGGTCTCTACTGCGCCTTCGCCGCAACCGAATACCGTTCCTTGCGTGGCCTGGGGATGCGACCCCGGCAATGGCTTAGCAGCATGCACGCGACACTGTGGCTAGCCGCGCTCATTTTTGGAGCCGTCGCCTGGACCGCTTACTACATCGCGCTGCAATCGGGTGCGTACGCGAATTCTTCGTGGGCAATCACCCCCGGCGCAGTAGAAGCCAGCCTTCCGTTTTGCTATGCGGCAACCTTCGGTAGCTTCGCCTGTGGTCACCTCATAACCGGATACATTGGCGCACTCATCGGTGTGGTAGTAAGTAGCGCAAACCAAAGCTCCCTATTCGTTCGGCTCCTGCTAATCGCCGGCATCATCATCGGCTTATTCCTAGCGGATGGCATCGTGATTACTCTCGCTGAATCATTTGGAGCTGTAGAAATCGGCGCCCCATGGCCCGGCATGTTTTTCTTCGCTGGTTTAGCTGTCCTTATCTGCACCGCAGCAATTCACCTCCTGGCGCGGCGCATCCAGCCATAG
- a CDS encoding M20 family metallopeptidase: protein MISEFINEWFNAHRAEVIAWRRHIHRHPETANQEVETTNFLASILKDYGLESQRFPQTGLMVDIGPDTELGRLAFRADIDALPVTEVTGLEYTSEVPGKMHACGHDVHTTVALGLACALADFQRVHDLPLGIRVIFQPAEEVWVGGATDVIEWGALEGVHSIFAIHAEPKLRVGRIGIRAGAITSATDVVELNIKGPGGHTSRPHLSADVIYALGKVITELPALLSRRVDPRTGTVLVFGQVNSGYAPNAIPETGSLTGTMRTADIGIWRNMQNLFTELVEQILAPVGVEHELTYNRGVPPVLNDDVATALLASAAQSIDPQAVVQAPQSSGGEDFSWYLEKVPGSMARLGCWSGEGEQHDLHMGDLIVDERAIGVGIKLFGAVVEQFIGENAETD, encoded by the coding sequence ATGATCTCGGAATTCATCAACGAGTGGTTCAATGCCCACCGTGCGGAGGTTATTGCGTGGCGGCGCCATATTCACCGCCATCCGGAAACCGCGAATCAAGAGGTAGAAACCACCAACTTCCTCGCCTCCATCCTGAAAGACTATGGCTTGGAGTCACAGCGCTTCCCACAGACTGGGCTTATGGTAGACATCGGCCCCGATACGGAGCTAGGCCGGCTGGCCTTCCGTGCCGATATCGATGCCCTGCCAGTCACCGAGGTCACCGGCCTGGAATATACCTCCGAAGTTCCCGGCAAGATGCATGCTTGCGGCCACGACGTACACACCACCGTGGCACTCGGTCTGGCTTGCGCATTGGCGGATTTCCAGCGCGTCCACGATCTTCCGCTGGGAATTCGCGTCATTTTCCAGCCGGCCGAAGAGGTATGGGTCGGCGGCGCAACCGATGTTATTGAATGGGGCGCGCTGGAGGGCGTGCATTCCATTTTTGCCATCCATGCCGAGCCCAAGTTGCGCGTGGGCCGCATAGGTATCCGAGCCGGGGCGATTACTTCCGCTACCGATGTAGTGGAGCTCAATATCAAAGGCCCAGGCGGGCATACCTCCCGTCCGCACCTTTCCGCTGACGTCATCTATGCCTTGGGCAAGGTCATCACCGAACTGCCCGCGCTGCTGTCGCGCCGGGTTGATCCGCGCACCGGCACCGTTTTGGTCTTTGGCCAGGTGAATTCGGGTTACGCGCCCAATGCCATTCCGGAGACCGGCAGCTTGACCGGTACCATGCGCACGGCCGATATTGGCATCTGGCGCAATATGCAAAACCTCTTTACGGAGTTGGTGGAGCAGATCCTCGCGCCGGTAGGCGTAGAACACGAGTTGACCTATAACCGCGGCGTACCACCGGTGCTTAACGATGACGTCGCAACCGCCCTACTCGCATCCGCTGCCCAATCCATCGATCCGCAGGCCGTTGTGCAAGCCCCGCAATCCTCCGGCGGCGAGGACTTCTCTTGGTACCTAGAAAAGGTCCCCGGTTCCATGGCGCGGCTTGGCTGTTGGTCCGGCGAGGGCGAGCAACATGACCTGCACATGGGCGACCTCATCGTGGACGAGCGGGCCATCGGCGTGGGCATCAAACTCTTTGGCGCCGTGGTTGAGCAGTTCATAGGCGAGAATGCGGAGACAGACTAA